A portion of the Jaculus jaculus isolate mJacJac1 chromosome 5, mJacJac1.mat.Y.cur, whole genome shotgun sequence genome contains these proteins:
- the Dnajc11 gene encoding dnaJ homolog subfamily C member 11 isoform X3, protein MKVVERRRTPAEIREEFERLQREREERRLQQRTNPKGTISVGVDATDLFDRYDEEYEDVSGSGFPQIEINKMHISQSIEAPLTATDTAILSGSLSTQNGNGGGSINFALRRVTSAKGWGELEFGAGDLQGPLLGLKLFRNLTPRCFVTTNCALQFSSRGIRPGLTTVLARNLDKNTVGYLQWRWGIQSAMNTSIVRDTKTSHFTVALQLGIPHSFALISYQHKFQDDDQTRVKGSLKAGFFGTVVEYGAERKISRHSVLGAAVSIGVPQGVSLKVKLNRASQTYFFPIHLTDQLLPSAVFYATVGPLVIYFAMHRLIIKPYLRAQKEKELEKQRESTASDILQKKQEAEAAVRLMQESVRRIIEAEESRMGLIIVNAWYGKFVNDRSKKSEKVKVIDVTVPLQCLVKDSKLILTEASKAGLPGFYDPCVGEEKNLRVLYQFRGVLHQVMVPDSEALRIPKQSHRIDTDG, encoded by the exons GGAACCATCAGTGTTGGAGTAGATGCCACTGACCTTTTTGATCGCTATGATGAGGAATATGAAGATGTATCTGGAAGTGGATTTCCACAGattgaaattaataaaatgcaCATATCCCAGTCTATCGAG GCACCcctgacagcaacagacacagccATCCTCTCTGGAAGCCTCTCAACCCAGAATGGCAATGGAGGTGGTTCCATTAACTTTGCTCTCCGGCGAGTCACTTCTgcaaaggggtggggagag TTGGAGTTTGGAGCAGGAGACCTCCAAGGGCCTTTGCTTGGTCTCAAGCTGTTCCGAAATCTCACACCAAGATG CTTTGTGACGACAAACTGTGCTCTGCAGTTTTCTTCCCGTGGGATCCGACCTGGCCTCACCACTGTCCTAGCTCGAAACCTGGACAAGAACACTGTGGGCTACCTGCAGTGGCGATGGGGTATCCAGTCAGCCATGAACACCAGCATTGTGCGGGACACTAAGACCAGCCACTTCACTGTAGCCCTGCAG CTGGGGATCCCTCACTCCTTTGCCCTGATCAGCTATCAACACAAGTTCCAGGATGATGACCAGACACGCGTGAAAGGGTCCCTCAA GGCAGGCTTCTTTGGGACAGTGGTGGAATATGGAGCTGAGAGGAAGATCTCCAGGCATAGCGTTCTGGGCGCAGCTGTCAGCATTGGAGTCCCTCAGGGAGTGTCTCTCAAAGTCAA GCTGAACAGGGCCAGTCAGACCTACTTCTTCCCTATTCACTTGACGGATCAGCTTCTCCCCAGTGCCGTGTTCTACGCCACCGTGGGGCCTCTCGTCATCTACTTTGCTATGCACCGTCTGATCATCAAACCATACCTCAGGGCTCAAAAAGAGAA GGAACTGGAAAAGCAAAGGGAGAGCACCGCCAGTGACATCCTGCAGAAGAAGCAAGAGGCAGAAGCTGCT GTTCGGTTGATGCAGGAGTCTGTCCGAAGAATAATTGAAGCAGAGGAGTCTAGAATGG GGCTCATCATTGTGAACGCCTGGTATGGAAAGTTTGTCAATGACAGGAGCAAGAAGAGTGAAAAGGTGAAGGTGATCGACGTGACAGTACCCCTGCAATGTCTGGTGAAGGACTCAAAGCTCATCCTCACTGAGGCCTCCAAG GCAGGGCTGCCAGGGTTCTATGATCCATGTGTGGGGGAGGAAAAGAACCTGCGAGTGCTTTACCAGTTCCGAGGCGTGCTGCACCAGGTGATGGTGCCTGACAGCGAGGCCCTGAGGATACCAAAGCAAT CTCACAGGATCGATACAGATGGATAA